Genomic DNA from Klebsiella variicola:
TGCCAGAAGTGATGTAGCTCCTCTTTAATCAGCAAAATCATGCTGTCCAGCAACTGGCGGCCCCACGGGTCGTCGGTCTGCGGCATGGCGCTTTTATTGATCCGCTTATGCAGGGCGACAAAATCCGGCTCCGGCCCCCAGCGGTAGGTGAAGTCTTCATACGGCTTCAGGCAGGCCAGCAGCTCGTCGGCGTCGGCTTTATCCGCGACGTAGCGACGCACCAGCAGCATGGCGTTCTGCGCCGCTTTCAGTTCGCACACCATATGGTCGGTCAGCAGCAGCGGCAGGTTTTCCGGCTTGCGGGCTTCGTCAATCCACGCCTGCGGCGTCGGGCAGTGCAGGAAGTTGATAATCGGGGAGAGTATCTGCGGGTAATCCATGGAAGTTCCTTGCTATACGGCGGCAGGCGCCGCCGTATCCATCTGCAGCTTAGTGGCGAACACCATCGTCGTCTTCATCGACAAAATCTTCGTCATCGTCGCCGTCTTCTTCACCGTTCGGGTCCTCATAATAGGTACCCCAACCGTCATACTCGACGTCATATTTTTCTGCCAGCGTCATCAGCTGTTCCACCTGGGCATCGATCAGGTCTGCGTTCAGCGCGCATTCGCTGAGAATATCGCAGCAGATGACCATGTCACCCTCTTCCACTTCCAGCTCTTCGGGCTCGGTCACTTCATAGCCCAGCTTGAACGCTTCCACCGCCACTTTCTCCAGCGTTTCGAAATCGTCTGCAGAGAGGTGATGCTCAATCGTGTACAGTGCGTCCGGATCGCTGCCATCCTCCAGCAGCTCTTCGATAATCAGACGCGTCTCTTCACGCTGTTCTTCCAGGTGTTCCGGGTTTGCCATGGCTCGTTCCTCATAATGTGCGGCAGTTGTCCCTATTGTCACATACCGCCGTCATTGCCTCCACTTCTCAGTGAAAGATTTCGATCACAGACTTGCAAATGAATATTCATACATATAAATTGAATTTTAATTCAATTAGTGGCCTATGCCAGGTGAGGGAACCATGTCTGCGTTTTACCAGAAGCATTTTTTAAAGTTACTCGATTTTACGCCTGCAGAAATCACCACCCTGCTCGAGCTGGCGGCAAAGCTCAAAGCCGATAAGAAAAACGGTATCGAAGTCCAGAAACTGGCAGGGAAAAACATCGCGCTCATCTTCGAAAAAGACTCAACCCGTACACGATGCTCTTTCGAAGTTGCCGCATACGATCAGGGCGCCCGCGTGACCTATCTGGGGCCAAGCGGCAGCCAGATTGGCCATAAAGAGTCGATCAAAGACACCGCCCGCGTGCTCGGGCGGATGTACGATGGCATTCAGTATCGCGGCCACGGCCAGGAGGTGGTGGAGACCCTGGCGCAATACGCCGGTGTGCCGGTGTGGAACGGCCTCACCAACGAGTTCCACCCCACCCAGCTGCTGGCGGACCTGCTGACCATGAAAGAGCACCTGCCGGGCAAAGCCTTTAACCAGATGACGCTGGTCTACGCCGGCGACGCGCGCAACAACATGGGCAATTCGATGCTGGAAGCCGCAGCGCTGACCGGTCTGGATCTGCGCCTGGTAGCGCCATCGGCCTGCTGGCCGGAGTCTCAGCTGGTGGAGACCTGTACCGCACTGGCCAAACAGCAGGGTGGCAACATCACCCTGACGGAAGATATCGCCGCGGGGGTGAAAGGCGCCGATTTTATCTATACCGACGTCTGGGTATCGATGGGCGAGGCGAAGGAAAAATGGGCCGAACGTATCGCCCTGCTCCGCGATTATCAGGTTAACAGTGCGATGCTGGCGCTGACCGGCAATCCGCAGGTCAAGTTCCTCCACTGCCTGCCAGCGTTCCATGACGACCAGACCACGCTGGGCAAACAGATGGCCGCCGATTACGGCCTGCACGGCGGCATGGAAGTGACTGACGAAGTGTTTGAGTCGGCGGCGAGCGTGGTGTTTGACCAGGCGGAAAACCGGATGCATACCATCAAAGCGGTGATGGTGGCGACGCTGGGCAAGTAGCCCCTCGCTGGCGGCCACATCCCGGATAGCACGGCGCTTATCCGGGATATGGCTCGCCATTTTACGCCATCAGCATCTTCACTACCGCTTTGCGCACCTTCGCCGGGGCGCCTACGGCGCACAGCGGTTTATGCACTTCGCCGGGATAAAACACCACAAAATCCCCTTCGTTGAGGATCACCGTTTTCTCCTGCTGGCCTTCGGCCAGAAAAGCGATGTCTTTCTCCGCCAGCCAGTCGGTCTGCGGCTCTCCAGCCGGCAAGGTACTGAAGGTCATCCCCTCGATGCCGCGGAGCACAATCTGAATATCGAGATAGCGGGCATGGTATTCCGCGCGGCGCGCGGCCTGCGGCTCGGTGGTGTCTTCGGAAATCAGATAAAACAGGTTATTGCCGTCGATATCGTGTTTACCCAGCGGCGTCGCCTCGCTGACATGGGCGATGACGTGCTCAATGGCCTCGCGCAGCGCAGCAGGCAGCCATGGCTGCAGATGGTGGATATTGCCAATAATCATCACTTACCTCGAATATAAAACAGCATTTCATTTTATGACTTTATACCCCCATCGCCACTGCCATACCAGTACAGTTTCACCGTTCTTTGCGCTGGCGCACTTTTCTGCAGGCAAACGATTACCTGTTTGTGAATGAATCGCTTGATCGTCATAACGGTCTGCGTATAATGCCAGTCGTTTTGCCGGGAGGAAGCATGGCCAATTGCGTACGACATTCTGTCTTAGCGCGTCTGAACGCAGACGCTGGCCTGGCGTTTTTCTTTCCGTTGCTCATTGGATTCCCGAAGCCCCTTATTTAAGGGGCTTTTTTTTTGCCCAGGCGTCAGGAGATAAGCATGGCTAACCCGCTATATCAAAAACATATCATTTCCATAAACGATCTCAGCCGCGAAGACCTCGAACTGGTGCTGGCGACGGCGGCAAAGCTGAAAGCCAATCCGCAACCCGAGCTGCTGAAGCATAAGGTTATCGCCAGCTGTTTCTTTGAAGCCTCCACCCGTACCCGTCTCTCTTTTGAAACCTCGATGCACCGCCTGGGTGCCAGCGTGGTCGGCTTTTCTGACAGCGCCAATACCTCGCTGGGCAAAAAAGGGGAAACCCTGGCGGATACTATCTCCGTTATCAGCACCTACGTTGACGCCATCGTGATGCGTCATCCGCAGGAGGGCGCCGCGCGCCTGGCGACTGAATTCTCCGGCGGCGTGCCGGTACTGAACGCCGGCGACGGCGCCAACCAGCACCCGACCCAAACCCTGCTCGATCTGTTCACCATTCAGGAGACCCAGGGCCGCCTCGAGAACCTCAACGTGGCGATGGTCGGCGATCTGAAGTATGGCCGTACCGTCCACTCCCTGACCCAGGCGCTGGCCAAATTCAGCGGCAACCGCTTCTACTTTATCGCCCCGGACGCGCTGGCCATGCCGCAGTACATCCTCGATATGCTGGATGAAAAAGGTATCGCCTGGAGCCTGCATAGCGCCATCGACGACGTGATGGCGGAAGTGGATATTCTGTACATGACCCGCGTGCAGAAAGAGCGTCTGGATCCGTCGGAATACGCCAACGTGAAAGCGCAGTTCGTCCTGCGCGCCGCCGACCTCGAAGGGGCGCGCGCCAACATGAAGGTGCTGCACCCGCTGCCGCGCATTGACGAAATCACCACCGATGTCGATAAAACACCGCACGCCTGGTACTTCCAGCAGGCCGGTAACGGCATCTTCGCCCGCCAGGCGTTACTGGCACTGGTACTGAATAGCGAGCTGGCACTGTAAGGGGGAATGAGAGATGACACACGACAATAAACTGCAAGTAGAAGCCATTAAACGCGGCACCGTGATCGACCATATCCCGGCGCAGGTCGGCTTTAAGCTGCTCACCCTGTTCAAACTGACCGAAACCGACCAGCGCATCACCATCGGCCTGAACCTGCCCTCCGGCGAGATGGGCCGCAAGGATTTGATTAAAATCGAGAACACCTTCCTGACCGACGAGCAGGTTAACCAGCTGTCGCTGTACGCCCCGCAGGCGACGGTAAACCGCATTGATGATTACGAAGTGGTGGGCAAATCCCGCCCGAGCCTGCCGGATCGCATTGACAGCGTGCTGGTCTGCCCGAACAGCAACTGTATTAGCCACGCCGAACCGGTTTCTTCCAGTTTTGCAGTGAAAAAACGCGCCGATGACATCGCACTCAAATGCAAATACTGTGAAAAAGAGTTTTCTCATTATGTGGTGCTGGCCAACTAAATGCGGTTGGTATTGGTGGTAGGCCTCCCTATAATGGCTACCACCCTACGCTTCGTCCTTCAGGCGGCGTCTGCGCCGGCGGCACAGCGCTTACCCTCTGGCGGCAACCTGAATGATTTTGCGTAACATTACTCAGTTCATCTGGAGATAACATGAGCAAAACTATTGCGACGGAAAATGCACCAGCAGCGATTGGCCCATACGTTCAGGGCGTTGATCTGGGCAGCATGATCATCACCTCTGGCCAGATCCCGGTCGACCCGAAAACCGGCAGCGTCCCGGAAGACGTGTCCGCGCAGGCGCGCCAGTCGCTGAACAACGTGAAAGCGATCGTTGAAGCCGCTGGCCTCACCGTTGGCGACATCGTCAAGACCACCGTATTCGTCAAAGACCTCAACGATTTCGCTACCGTTAACGCCACCTACGAAGCGTTTTTCACCGAGCACAATGCCACCTTCCCGGCGCGCTCCTGCGTGGAAGTCGCTCGTCTGCCGAAAGACGTGAAGATCGAGATCGAAGCCATCGCCGTACGTCGCTGATCGCTTTGGTTGGCAGAAAAAAAGGCAGCCAGTGGCTGCCTTTTTTACGTGGCTCATCCGAAAATGCGCCCTTCACTGCCAGCCGTAGCGACGGCTATAGAAACCTTTAACGGTCTGGGTCAGCACCATATAGCCCGCCAGGATCACCACCAGCCACGGGAAGTAGCTGAGCGGCAGCGCCTGCAGCTGCAGGTAGCCCGCCAGCGGCGAGAACGGCAGGGCAATGCCCACGGCCATCACCACCAGAGTCATGGCGAACAGCGGCCACGCGGCGCGGCTCTGAACGAACGGAATGCGCCGGGTGCGGATCATGTGCACAATCAGCGTCTGCGACAGCAGCCCTTCAATAAACCAGCCGGACTGGAACAGAGTCTGCATCTCCACGGTATTGGCGTGGAACACCCACCACATCAGGCCGAAGGTGAGGATATCGAAAATCGAGCTGATCGGTCCAAAGAAGACCATAAAGCGCCCGAGATCGGCCGGGTTCCAGCGCTGCGGTTTACGGATCTGCTCATCATCGACGTTATCGAACGGGATCGCCACCTGGGAGACATCGTACAGCAGGTTCTGAATCAACAGGTGCAGCGGCAGCATCGGCAGAAACGGCAGGAAGGCGCTGGCCACCAGCACGCTAAAGACGTTACCGAAGTTGGAGCTGGCGGTCATTTTGATGTACTTGAGCATGTTGGCGAAGGTGCGGCGGCCTTCGATCACCCCCTCCTCCAGCACCATCAGGCTTTTTTCCAGCAGAATGATATCCGCCGCCTCGCGGGCGATATCCACCGCGCCATCAACCGAGATGCCAATATCCGCCGCGCGTAACGCCGGGGCGTCGTTGATGCCGTCGCCCATAAAGCCCACCACGTGACCTTCGCGTTTCAGCAGCGTCACGATACGCTCTTTATGCAGCGGCGCCAGACGTGCAAACAAAGTGGTGCGCTTCGCCAGCGCCGCCAGGTCATCGTCGCTCATGGCTTCAATCTGGCTGCCAATCACCACTTCGCCCGCATCCAGCCCCACTTCATGGCACACCTTCGCCGCCACCAGTTCGCTATCGCCGGTGAGGATTTTCACCGTGATGCCGCTGGCCTTCAGCGCCTTCAGCGCCGGGGCGGTGGTCTCTTTCGGCGGATCAAGGAAGGCGATGTAGCCTTCGAGGATCAGGTCGGATTCATCGGCGCGCTGGTAGTCG
This window encodes:
- a CDS encoding pyrBI operon leader peptide, which produces MDSRSPLFKGLFFCPGVRR
- the pyrI gene encoding aspartate carbamoyltransferase regulatory subunit: MTHDNKLQVEAIKRGTVIDHIPAQVGFKLLTLFKLTETDQRITIGLNLPSGEMGRKDLIKIENTFLTDEQVNQLSLYAPQATVNRIDDYEVVGKSRPSLPDRIDSVLVCPNSNCISHAEPVSSSFAVKKRADDIALKCKYCEKEFSHYVVLAN
- the rraB gene encoding ribonuclease E inhibitor RraB, with the translated sequence MANPEHLEEQREETRLIIEELLEDGSDPDALYTIEHHLSADDFETLEKVAVEAFKLGYEVTEPEELEVEEGDMVICCDILSECALNADLIDAQVEQLMTLAEKYDVEYDGWGTYYEDPNGEEDGDDDEDFVDEDDDGVRH
- the ridA gene encoding 2-iminobutanoate/2-iminopropanoate deaminase, which translates into the protein MSKTIATENAPAAIGPYVQGVDLGSMIITSGQIPVDPKTGSVPEDVSAQARQSLNNVKAIVEAAGLTVGDIVKTTVFVKDLNDFATVNATYEAFFTEHNATFPARSCVEVARLPKDVKIEIEAIAVRR
- a CDS encoding pyrBI operon leader peptide, translated to MANCVRHSVLARLNADAGLAFFFPLLIGFPKPLI
- a CDS encoding YhcH/YjgK/YiaL family protein, translating into MIIGNIHHLQPWLPAALREAIEHVIAHVSEATPLGKHDIDGNNLFYLISEDTTEPQAARRAEYHARYLDIQIVLRGIEGMTFSTLPAGEPQTDWLAEKDIAFLAEGQQEKTVILNEGDFVVFYPGEVHKPLCAVGAPAKVRKAVVKMLMA
- the argL gene encoding putative translational regulatory protein ArgL produces the protein MNIHTYKLNFNSISGLCQVREPCLRFTRSIF
- the argF gene encoding ornithine carbamoyltransferase, whose amino-acid sequence is MSAFYQKHFLKLLDFTPAEITTLLELAAKLKADKKNGIEVQKLAGKNIALIFEKDSTRTRCSFEVAAYDQGARVTYLGPSGSQIGHKESIKDTARVLGRMYDGIQYRGHGQEVVETLAQYAGVPVWNGLTNEFHPTQLLADLLTMKEHLPGKAFNQMTLVYAGDARNNMGNSMLEAAALTGLDLRLVAPSACWPESQLVETCTALAKQQGGNITLTEDIAAGVKGADFIYTDVWVSMGEAKEKWAERIALLRDYQVNSAMLALTGNPQVKFLHCLPAFHDDQTTLGKQMAADYGLHGGMEVTDEVFESAASVVFDQAENRMHTIKAVMVATLGK
- the pyrB gene encoding aspartate carbamoyltransferase, with the protein product MANPLYQKHIISINDLSREDLELVLATAAKLKANPQPELLKHKVIASCFFEASTRTRLSFETSMHRLGASVVGFSDSANTSLGKKGETLADTISVISTYVDAIVMRHPQEGAARLATEFSGGVPVLNAGDGANQHPTQTLLDLFTIQETQGRLENLNVAMVGDLKYGRTVHSLTQALAKFSGNRFYFIAPDALAMPQYILDMLDEKGIAWSLHSAIDDVMAEVDILYMTRVQKERLDPSEYANVKAQFVLRAADLEGARANMKVLHPLPRIDEITTDVDKTPHAWYFQQAGNGIFARQALLALVLNSELAL